In one Oscillospiraceae bacterium genomic region, the following are encoded:
- a CDS encoding LysR family transcriptional regulator, whose product MELRVLRYFLEAAREGNITRAAERLHVSQPTLSKQLKDLEGELGKKLFVRSNYSIKLTDEGMLLRRRAEDIVDMVDKTAGEFKALGEVTGGDIRVGCAESDGIKHLARCAKAVQAQYPRIRLHLYSGNTEDLSERLDRGLLDFAVLAQEVDLSKYNYLEVPARDAWGVVMRKDSPLAEKEAVQMEDLLDVPLICSRQGITEDFPKWFGEKVDRLNIAATFNLAYNAGILVREGVGYALSFDKLIHTGPGSELCFRPLAPALETKLFVVWKKYQVFTKPAEIFLKQLRGFLQKREDVPT is encoded by the coding sequence ATGGAATTGAGAGTTTTACGCTATTTTCTGGAGGCGGCCCGGGAGGGGAACATCACCCGGGCGGCGGAGCGCCTCCACGTGTCCCAGCCCACATTGTCCAAGCAGCTCAAGGACCTGGAGGGGGAGCTGGGGAAGAAGCTGTTCGTGCGCAGCAATTACAGCATCAAGCTCACCGACGAGGGGATGCTTTTGCGCAGGCGTGCGGAGGACATCGTGGACATGGTGGACAAGACCGCCGGGGAGTTCAAAGCCCTGGGGGAGGTCACCGGCGGGGACATCCGCGTCGGCTGCGCCGAGTCCGACGGCATCAAGCACCTGGCCCGCTGCGCCAAGGCGGTGCAGGCGCAGTACCCCCGCATCCGCCTGCACCTGTACAGCGGCAACACCGAGGACCTGTCGGAGCGGCTGGACCGGGGGCTTCTGGACTTTGCGGTGCTGGCCCAGGAGGTGGATCTGTCCAAGTATAACTATTTGGAAGTTCCGGCCCGGGACGCCTGGGGCGTGGTCATGCGAAAGGACAGCCCCCTTGCAGAGAAGGAGGCTGTCCAAATGGAGGATTTATTAGATGTACCGCTCATCTGCTCCCGCCAGGGCATTACGGAGGACTTTCCCAAGTGGTTTGGGGAGAAGGTGGACCGGCTCAATATCGCGGCCACCTTCAACCTGGCCTATAACGCCGGTATCCTGGTGCGGGAGGGGGTGGGGTACGCCCTCTCCTTCGATAAGCTCATCCATACCGGCCCCGGCAGCGAGCTGTGCTTCCGTCCCCTCGCGCCCGCGCTGGAGACGAAGCTGTTCGTTGTCTGGAAAAAGTATCAGGTGTTTACAAAGCCCGCCGAGATATTTTTGAAGCAATTACGGGGATTTCTTCAAAAGCGGGAAGATGTACCGACGTGA
- a CDS encoding alcohol dehydrogenase, with amino-acid sequence MIHFDFNNPTHLIFGSGKLAELGKQRLPGKKALLLMSNGRSARVSGAYDRCVEQLRTAGVAFAEFAQVMENPVKDVVMEGAAFAKEHGCDFILALGGGAVLDASVAVAAMAANPGDLWDYVSGGTGRGLPLVHAPLPIVTVPLTAGTGSEINMWGVISNPETHEKIGFGGDPRLVPVLSIVDPELMRTVPAGYTAFQGFDALFHNTEVVMSRGVNLLSETLALSAIEHIAAYLPRAVKDGNDLEAREHVAYGSTIAGMTMQLTSTTAQHSMEHAMSAYHPNLPHGAGLILISLEFARFFIERHACDGQFVKMAKAMGMKNADKPGDFLTALAKLQADCGVDGLKMSGYGISPDEAMTLAVNARETMGGLFLANPCELNDEDCAGIFRRSCR; translated from the coding sequence ATGATCCACTTTGATTTTAACAACCCCACCCATTTGATTTTCGGCAGCGGCAAGCTGGCCGAGCTGGGCAAGCAGAGGCTCCCCGGCAAAAAGGCCCTGCTGCTGATGTCCAACGGCAGGTCCGCCAGGGTCAGCGGCGCCTACGACCGCTGCGTGGAACAGCTGCGCACAGCGGGGGTGGCCTTCGCGGAGTTTGCACAAGTCATGGAGAACCCGGTCAAGGACGTGGTGATGGAGGGCGCGGCCTTCGCAAAAGAGCACGGCTGCGACTTCATCCTGGCCCTGGGGGGCGGCGCGGTGCTGGACGCCTCGGTGGCCGTGGCCGCCATGGCCGCCAACCCCGGCGACCTCTGGGACTACGTCTCCGGCGGCACCGGCAGGGGCCTGCCCCTGGTCCACGCCCCCCTGCCCATCGTCACCGTCCCCCTCACCGCGGGCACCGGCTCGGAGATCAACATGTGGGGGGTCATCTCCAACCCGGAGACCCACGAGAAGATCGGCTTTGGCGGCGATCCCCGGCTGGTCCCGGTCCTCTCCATTGTGGACCCGGAGCTGATGCGCACCGTCCCGGCCGGATACACCGCCTTTCAGGGCTTCGACGCCCTGTTTCACAACACCGAGGTGGTGATGAGCAGGGGGGTCAACCTCCTCAGCGAGACCCTGGCCCTCTCCGCCATCGAACACATCGCGGCGTATCTGCCCCGTGCCGTCAAGGACGGGAACGACCTGGAGGCCCGGGAGCACGTGGCCTACGGCAGCACCATCGCCGGCATGACCATGCAGCTCACCTCCACCACCGCCCAGCACTCCATGGAGCACGCCATGAGCGCCTACCACCCCAATCTGCCCCACGGCGCGGGCCTCATTCTGATCTCCCTGGAATTTGCCCGCTTCTTCATCGAGCGCCACGCCTGCGACGGGCAGTTCGTCAAGATGGCAAAGGCCATGGGCATGAAAAACGCCGATAAGCCCGGGGACTTTCTCACCGCCCTGGCGAAGCTCCAGGCCGACTGCGGCGTGGACGGCCTGAAGATGAGCGGCTACGGTATCTCCCCCGATGAGGCCATGACCCTGGCCGTCAACGCCCGGGAGACCATGGGCGGGCTGTTTCTCGCCAACCCCTGTGAGCTGAACGACGAGGACTGCGCGGGCATCTTCCGGCGGTCCTGCCGCTGA
- a CDS encoding FMN reductase: MKVLLFNGSTRRDGCTCAALSQVAHALEEAGVETELLQMGNGPVRECVGCGRCAGLGRCVFGDDMVNAWLEKAREADGFVFGSPVYYAHPTGQFLSVLDRLFYAGGDAFAHKPGAAVVSARRAGTTASLDVLNRYFADAQMPVVSSTYWNMVHGTAPEQVARDLEGLQTMTNLGRSMAWLLKCIEAGKRQGIAPPQGLREQWTNFIR; encoded by the coding sequence ATGAAGGTATTGCTGTTCAATGGAAGTACCCGCCGGGACGGCTGCACCTGCGCGGCCCTGTCCCAGGTGGCCCACGCCCTGGAAGAGGCGGGCGTGGAGACGGAGCTGTTGCAGATGGGAAATGGCCCCGTGCGGGAGTGCGTCGGCTGCGGCAGGTGCGCCGGGCTGGGGCGCTGCGTGTTTGGGGATGACATGGTGAATGCCTGGCTGGAAAAGGCCCGGGAGGCGGACGGCTTCGTCTTCGGCTCCCCGGTCTACTACGCCCACCCCACCGGCCAGTTTCTATCGGTGCTGGACCGGCTGTTCTATGCCGGCGGGGACGCGTTTGCCCATAAGCCAGGGGCCGCGGTGGTCTCCGCCCGGCGGGCCGGGACCACCGCCTCGCTGGACGTGCTCAACCGGTATTTTGCCGATGCCCAGATGCCCGTGGTGTCCTCCACCTACTGGAACATGGTCCACGGCACCGCGCCGGAGCAGGTTGCCCGGGATTTGGAGGGGCTGCAGACCATGACCAACCTGGGGCGCAGCATGGCGTGGCTCCTGAAGTGCATCGAGGCCGGGAAACGCCAGGGCATCGCTCCACCACAGGGATTGCGGGAGCAGTGGACCAATTTTATCCGGTGA
- a CDS encoding acetyltransferase, with amino-acid sequence MGYEVIEQKAAELGLSIVEYQRQAAVRALRLVQQLNGAYHEPEEVRARFAELTGKPVDDSVCLFPPFYTEYGLNITVGKHVFINTGCRFQDQGGITIGDGVQIGHNVVLATLNHDEDPARRFQTHPAPIVIGDNVWLAANATVVPGVTIGDGAIVAAGAVVTRDVPPNTVVGGVPARVIKKIELEETL; translated from the coding sequence ATGGGCTATGAAGTAATCGAGCAAAAGGCGGCGGAGCTGGGGCTGTCCATTGTGGAGTACCAGCGTCAGGCGGCGGTCCGGGCCCTGCGGCTGGTCCAGCAGCTCAACGGCGCCTACCATGAGCCGGAGGAGGTCCGGGCCCGGTTTGCCGAGCTGACGGGGAAGCCGGTGGACGACAGCGTTTGCCTGTTCCCGCCCTTCTACACCGAGTACGGCCTGAACATCACCGTGGGGAAGCACGTGTTCATCAACACCGGCTGCCGGTTCCAGGACCAGGGGGGCATCACCATTGGGGACGGGGTGCAGATCGGCCATAACGTGGTGCTGGCCACCCTGAACCACGACGAGGACCCGGCCAGGCGCTTCCAGACCCATCCGGCCCCTATCGTCATCGGCGACAATGTGTGGCTGGCGGCCAACGCCACCGTGGTCCCCGGCGTCACCATCGGGGACGGGGCCATCGTGGCCGCGGGGGCGGTGGTGACCCGGGACGTGCCCCCGAACACGGTGGTGGGCGGCGTCCCCGCCCGCGTTATCAAAAAGATAGAATTGGAGGAGACCTTATGA
- a CDS encoding FMN reductase, whose translation MKKRVLILSTSPRKGGNSDALADAFLAGALEAGHQAEKIRLSGKDIRFCRGCLACQKTTQCVIRDDMGAILDKMRQADVVAFATPVYFYEMCGQMKTLLDRTNPLFPAEYAFREIYLLATAADGDEHAMDGAIQGLEGWISCFGRAKLAGVLRGVGLDGVGAVQARPDILERAAQMGSAV comes from the coding sequence ATGAAAAAGCGCGTATTGATCCTGTCCACCAGCCCCCGGAAGGGGGGCAACTCCGACGCCCTGGCCGACGCCTTCCTGGCCGGGGCGCTGGAGGCGGGGCACCAGGCGGAGAAGATCCGCCTCTCCGGCAAGGACATCCGCTTCTGCCGGGGGTGCCTGGCCTGCCAGAAAACGACGCAGTGCGTAATCCGCGACGACATGGGGGCCATTCTGGACAAGATGCGCCAGGCCGACGTGGTGGCCTTCGCCACCCCCGTCTACTTCTACGAGATGTGTGGCCAGATGAAGACCCTGCTGGACCGCACTAACCCCCTGTTCCCGGCGGAGTACGCCTTCCGGGAGATCTACCTGCTGGCCACGGCGGCGGACGGGGACGAGCACGCCATGGACGGGGCGATCCAGGGCCTGGAGGGCTGGATTTCCTGCTTCGGGCGTGCAAAGCTCGCCGGGGTGCTCCGGGGCGTGGGCCTGGACGGCGTGGGCGCGGTCCAGGCCCGCCCCGACATCCTGGAGCGGGCCGCCCAGATGGGCAGCGCCGTATGA
- a CDS encoding glutathione-dependent formaldehyde dehydrogenase: protein MKAVVYQGIRDVAVQKVADPSIEQDDDIIVKVTSTAICGSDLHLIHGTVTGMYPGYVLGHETMGIVEEAGKGVTKVKKGDRVVVPFPVACGHCAFCEAGEFSQCDNSNPNGEAGGLLGYSKNFGDYAGGQAEYLRVPYANVGPVVVPEGLTDEQVLFTTDILPTSRWGVEQGGVKRGDTVVVLGCGPVGLLTMKWALYEGAQRVIAVDNVGYRLEHAAGYPGVETVNFEDHDNTGLYLKELTHGGADVVIDCVGMDGKMSAMEKVETALKLQAGSKAAIEMSSEAVRKCGTVVMLGVYGGRYNLFPLGNFFSRNVTLKMGQCPAQRYAKPILDLIAQGRFDATDIITHTLSLDEGARGYEVFDKKQEGCIKVVLKP from the coding sequence ATGAAAGCAGTCGTTTACCAGGGTATCCGGGACGTGGCGGTCCAGAAGGTGGCCGACCCGTCCATCGAGCAGGATGATGATATTATTGTCAAGGTGACCTCCACGGCCATCTGCGGGTCGGATCTGCACCTCATCCACGGCACGGTGACGGGGATGTACCCCGGCTACGTGCTGGGCCACGAGACCATGGGCATCGTGGAGGAGGCGGGCAAGGGCGTCACTAAGGTGAAAAAGGGAGACCGGGTGGTGGTGCCCTTCCCGGTGGCCTGCGGCCACTGCGCCTTCTGCGAGGCGGGGGAGTTCTCCCAGTGCGACAACTCCAACCCCAACGGGGAGGCCGGGGGCCTTTTGGGCTACTCCAAAAATTTTGGCGACTACGCCGGGGGCCAGGCCGAGTACCTGCGGGTGCCCTACGCCAACGTGGGGCCGGTGGTGGTGCCCGAGGGCCTCACAGACGAGCAGGTCCTCTTCACCACCGACATTCTGCCCACCTCCCGCTGGGGCGTGGAGCAGGGCGGTGTGAAGCGGGGCGACACGGTGGTGGTGCTGGGCTGCGGCCCGGTGGGCCTGCTGACCATGAAGTGGGCCCTCTACGAGGGGGCCCAGCGGGTCATCGCCGTGGACAACGTGGGCTACCGCCTGGAGCACGCGGCCGGCTACCCGGGGGTGGAGACGGTGAACTTCGAGGATCACGACAACACCGGCCTCTACCTCAAGGAGCTGACCCACGGCGGGGCCGACGTGGTCATCGACTGCGTGGGCATGGACGGCAAGATGTCCGCCATGGAGAAGGTGGAGACCGCCCTCAAGCTCCAGGCGGGCAGCAAGGCGGCCATCGAGATGAGCTCGGAGGCGGTGCGCAAATGCGGCACGGTGGTGATGCTTGGTGTGTACGGCGGGCGGTACAACCTCTTTCCCCTGGGCAACTTTTTCAGCCGCAACGTCACCCTGAAGATGGGCCAGTGCCCGGCCCAGCGGTACGCCAAGCCCATTCTGGATCTGATTGCCCAGGGCAGGTTCGACGCCACCGACATCATCACCCACACCCTGTCCCTGGACGAGGGGGCCCGGGGCTACGAGGTGTTTGATAAAAAGCAGGAGGGCTGCATCAAGGTGGTGCTCAAGCCCTGA